A region of Methyloversatilis discipulorum DNA encodes the following proteins:
- a CDS encoding RelA/SpoT family protein: MPTPVAHVTPAQPIVSLGPADNDPDAGTPAPPCSTVADLERLIADISTYLRDEDVQRVRDAYALSASAHAGQFRMSGEPYVSHPLAVAEILAGWQLDSQALCAALLHDVMEDTAITKAEIAERFGKVVAELVDGVSKLDKIEFQSKEDAQAENFRKMLMAMARDVRVILIKLADRTHNMRTLGSMRPDKQRRIARETLEIHAPIANRLGLHAVYRELQDMSFHAMHPMRYRVLERAMKSARGNRREVVGKITEAIRTRLPERGIEADVFGREKSLYSIFRKMRDKHLTFSQVLDIYGFRVVVKDVAACYLALGALHALYKPVPGKFKDYIAIPKANGYQSLHTTLIGPFGTPVEVQIRTAEMHQIAQNGVASHWLYKDSEQSLDDLQANTHRWLQSLLELQSSAPDSAEFLEHVKIDLFPGEVYVFTPKGKIMSLPRGATAVDFAYAVHTDVGHCCVACRINQELMPLRSELSSGDQVEIITASHPNPNPAWLGYVKTGKARAQIRHFLKTMQVEESAQLGERLLTQALRQFGVTPDEIGDASWAQWLETAEVKSRKEALADIGQGKSSATFVARSLLKLQTASEQQGTPLPAPESALLIRGSEGMAVQIARCCQPIPGDPIVGQLRVGSGLMIHAHDCPTLRRNRKDGDQWVDVEWERDNSRVFEVGIRVIAANRPGVLAKVAFEIAECGANIQNVGMEEDGSLYTQIHFTLQVSDRVHLARIMKGLRRVPEVVRIARVRACDKADESRGKTH, from the coding sequence ATGCCCACCCCGGTCGCCCACGTTACGCCTGCACAGCCCATCGTCAGCCTCGGCCCGGCTGACAACGACCCCGACGCCGGTACGCCGGCGCCCCCCTGTTCCACGGTCGCCGATCTCGAACGCCTGATCGCCGACATCTCCACCTATCTGCGCGACGAAGACGTGCAGCGCGTGCGCGACGCGTATGCGCTGTCGGCCAGTGCGCACGCCGGGCAGTTCCGCATGAGCGGCGAGCCTTACGTGTCGCATCCGCTGGCGGTCGCCGAAATCCTCGCCGGCTGGCAGCTCGATTCGCAGGCGCTGTGCGCGGCGCTGCTGCACGACGTGATGGAAGACACCGCCATCACCAAGGCGGAGATTGCCGAACGCTTCGGCAAGGTGGTGGCCGAGCTGGTCGATGGCGTGTCCAAGCTCGACAAGATCGAGTTCCAGTCGAAGGAAGACGCGCAGGCCGAGAACTTCCGCAAGATGCTGATGGCGATGGCGCGCGACGTGCGCGTCATCCTGATCAAGCTGGCCGACCGCACGCACAACATGCGCACGCTCGGTTCGATGCGGCCGGACAAGCAGCGCCGCATCGCCCGCGAAACGCTGGAAATCCACGCCCCGATCGCCAATCGCCTCGGCCTGCACGCGGTGTACCGCGAACTGCAGGACATGTCCTTCCACGCCATGCACCCGATGCGCTATCGCGTGCTGGAACGCGCGATGAAGTCGGCGCGCGGCAACCGGCGCGAGGTCGTGGGCAAGATTACCGAGGCGATCCGCACCCGCCTGCCGGAGCGCGGCATCGAAGCCGACGTGTTCGGCCGCGAGAAGAGCCTGTATTCGATCTTCCGCAAGATGCGCGACAAGCACCTGACTTTCTCGCAGGTGCTCGACATCTATGGTTTCCGCGTCGTGGTGAAGGACGTGGCGGCCTGCTATCTGGCCCTCGGCGCGCTGCACGCGCTGTACAAGCCGGTGCCGGGCAAGTTCAAGGACTACATCGCGATCCCGAAGGCCAACGGCTACCAGTCGCTGCACACCACGCTGATCGGCCCCTTCGGTACGCCGGTCGAGGTGCAGATTCGCACCGCCGAAATGCACCAGATCGCGCAGAACGGCGTGGCTTCGCACTGGCTGTACAAGGACAGCGAACAGTCGCTCGACGATCTGCAGGCCAATACCCACCGCTGGCTGCAGTCGCTGCTCGAACTGCAGAGCTCGGCGCCCGATTCGGCCGAGTTCCTCGAACACGTGAAGATCGACCTGTTCCCGGGCGAGGTGTACGTGTTCACGCCCAAGGGCAAGATCATGTCGCTGCCGCGCGGCGCGACCGCGGTCGACTTCGCCTACGCGGTGCACACCGACGTCGGCCACTGCTGTGTGGCCTGTCGCATCAACCAGGAACTGATGCCGTTGCGCAGCGAGCTGAGCAGCGGTGATCAGGTCGAAATCATCACCGCCTCGCACCCGAACCCCAACCCGGCCTGGCTGGGCTATGTGAAGACCGGCAAGGCGCGCGCGCAGATCCGCCACTTCCTGAAGACCATGCAGGTCGAGGAATCTGCGCAGCTGGGCGAACGGCTGCTGACCCAGGCGCTGCGGCAGTTCGGCGTCACGCCGGACGAGATCGGTGACGCCTCGTGGGCGCAGTGGCTGGAGACCGCCGAAGTGAAGAGCCGCAAGGAAGCGCTGGCCGACATCGGCCAGGGCAAGAGCTCGGCCACCTTCGTCGCGCGCAGCCTGCTCAAGCTGCAGACCGCCAGCGAACAGCAGGGCACGCCGCTGCCGGCGCCGGAGAGCGCGCTGCTGATCCGCGGTTCCGAGGGCATGGCGGTGCAGATCGCACGTTGCTGCCAGCCGATACCGGGCGACCCCATCGTCGGCCAGCTGCGCGTCGGTTCCGGCCTGATGATCCACGCGCACGATTGCCCGACGCTGCGCCGCAACCGCAAGGACGGTGACCAGTGGGTCGATGTCGAGTGGGAGCGCGACAACAGCCGCGTGTTCGAGGTGGGCATCCGCGTCATCGCTGCCAATCGTCCCGGCGTGCTGGCCAAGGTCGCCTTCGAGATCGCCGAATGCGGCGCCAACATCCAGAATGTCGGCATGGAAGAGGACGGCAGCCTCTATACGCAGATCCATTTCACGCTGCAGGTCAGTGATCGCGTCCATCTGGCGCGCATCATGAAGGGCCTGCGCCGCGTGCCGGAAGTCGTGCGCATTGCCCGTGTGCGGGCTTGCGACAAGGCCGACGAGTCGCGCGGCAAGACACATTGA
- the hemW gene encoding radical SAM family heme chaperone HemW: protein MTRVIPLKPARAAQPVAAGATSPANTNSPAFTVSPPLSLYIHFPWCVRKCPYCDFNSHTVRDGIPEAAYIDALIADLESSLPDIWGRRVQTIFFGGGTPSLMTPEALDRLLTAVRARVNLSPEAEITLEANPGTVEADRFKGFRDAGVNRLSIGVQSFDDRQLAALGRIHDTREAQRAIELALHTFERVNIDLMYALPQQTLAEALADLDTAIATGVSHLSCYHLTLEPNTPFAAQPPELPDDDVSADMQEAIEARLADAGFMHYETSAFAKPGQQCLHNLNYWQFGDYLGIGAGAHGKLSFHDRIRRDMRHKHPNAYLEGAARGDFVQESRTVGADELPFEFMMNAARLNDGFHVDLFARHAGLPLEQLMPRLLEAREAGLLELDSGRVKPTPQGRRFLNELLQRFLD, encoded by the coding sequence ATGACCCGCGTCATCCCGCTGAAGCCGGCGCGCGCCGCGCAGCCGGTGGCGGCGGGCGCCACATCGCCGGCCAACACGAACTCGCCGGCATTCACCGTTTCACCGCCGCTGTCGCTGTACATCCATTTCCCTTGGTGCGTACGCAAGTGCCCGTACTGCGACTTCAACTCGCACACGGTGCGCGACGGCATTCCCGAAGCCGCCTACATCGACGCACTGATCGCCGACCTGGAATCGTCGCTGCCCGACATCTGGGGCCGCCGGGTGCAGACCATTTTCTTCGGCGGCGGCACGCCCAGCCTGATGACACCTGAGGCGCTCGACCGCCTGCTCACCGCGGTGCGCGCACGGGTAAATCTGTCGCCGGAAGCGGAAATCACGCTCGAGGCGAATCCGGGCACGGTGGAAGCCGACCGCTTCAAGGGTTTCCGCGACGCTGGCGTGAACCGTCTGTCGATCGGCGTGCAGAGCTTCGACGACCGCCAGCTCGCCGCACTCGGCCGCATCCACGACACGCGTGAAGCGCAGCGCGCGATCGAGCTCGCGCTGCACACCTTCGAACGGGTGAACATCGACCTGATGTACGCGCTGCCGCAGCAGACGCTGGCCGAGGCGCTGGCTGACCTCGACACCGCGATCGCCACCGGCGTGAGCCATCTGTCCTGTTACCACCTGACGCTGGAGCCGAACACGCCCTTTGCCGCGCAGCCGCCGGAATTGCCGGACGACGACGTATCCGCCGACATGCAGGAGGCGATCGAAGCGCGTCTGGCCGACGCCGGCTTCATGCACTACGAAACGTCGGCCTTCGCAAAACCGGGCCAGCAGTGCCTGCACAACCTGAATTACTGGCAGTTCGGCGACTACCTCGGCATCGGCGCCGGCGCCCACGGCAAGCTGAGCTTCCACGACCGCATCCGGCGCGACATGCGACACAAGCATCCCAATGCCTACCTCGAAGGCGCGGCGCGCGGCGATTTCGTGCAGGAATCGCGCACGGTGGGTGCCGACGAACTGCCCTTCGAATTCATGATGAATGCGGCGCGGCTGAACGACGGTTTCCACGTCGACCTGTTCGCCCGCCACGCCGGCCTCCCGCTTGAACAGCTCATGCCGCGCCTGCTCGAAGCGCGCGAAGCCGGTTTGCTGGAACTGGACAGCGGACGGGTGAAGCCGACGCCGCAGGGGCGGCGCTTCCTGAACGAGCTGCTGCAGCGTTTTCTGGACTGA
- the rph gene encoding ribonuclease PH codes for MTRPSGRRPDQARDLRITRNFTCHAEGSVLIEIGNTRVLCTASVEESVPPFLRGKGQGWVTAEYGMLPRSTHTRSAREAAKGKQTGRTQEIQRLIGRSLRSVTDLAALGERQITLDCDVLQADGGTRCASITGACVALHDALSGLVKKGLLPANPLRELVAAVSVGIHEGTPVLDLDYDEDSNCDTDMNVVMTASGGLCEVQGTAEGVPFTRSELNALMDLAESGINGLIAAQRRALEI; via the coding sequence GTGACACGACCCAGCGGCCGCCGGCCCGACCAGGCGCGCGACCTGCGCATCACCCGTAATTTCACCTGCCACGCCGAAGGTTCGGTGCTGATCGAGATCGGCAACACGCGCGTGCTGTGCACGGCCAGCGTCGAAGAGAGCGTGCCGCCTTTCCTGCGCGGCAAGGGTCAGGGCTGGGTGACCGCCGAATACGGCATGCTGCCCCGCTCCACCCACACGCGCAGCGCGCGCGAGGCGGCCAAGGGCAAGCAGACCGGCCGCACCCAGGAAATCCAGCGCCTGATCGGCCGCAGCCTGCGCTCGGTCACCGACCTCGCAGCGCTCGGCGAACGCCAGATCACGCTGGACTGCGATGTACTGCAGGCCGACGGCGGCACCCGCTGCGCCTCGATCACCGGCGCCTGCGTCGCGCTGCACGACGCGCTGAGCGGTCTGGTGAAGAAGGGCCTGCTGCCGGCGAACCCGTTGCGCGAACTGGTCGCCGCGGTATCGGTCGGCATACACGAAGGCACGCCGGTGCTCGACCTCGACTACGATGAGGATTCGAACTGCGACACCGACATGAACGTCGTCATGACCGCCTCCGGCGGCCTGTGCGAAGTACAGGGCACGGCCGAAGGCGTGCCCTTCACCCGCAGCGAACTGAACGCGCTGATGGATCTGGCCGAAAGCGGCATCAACGGGCTGATCGCCGCCCAGCGCCGCGCACTGGAGATCTGA
- a CDS encoding PP2C family protein-serine/threonine phosphatase — MRFTIFQDSRVGKRKSNQDRMAYSYSRDALLLVVADGMGGHFQGEVAAQIAVQYLVESFQREAKPRLNDPFLFLSRGLTNAHCAILDYADERDLEDGPRTTCVACVIQDSVAYWAHAGDSRLYVLRAGHVMTQTRDHSRVQRMIDRGLLDEDGAMTHPHRNRIYSCLGGPIAPQIEYSRKTPLLAGDTVLLCSDGVWGPLGNDVLLKTFENPDVMTAVPRLMDQAEAAGGETADNLTTVAINWHDNYADEPQGSVTTRTLPLDRHTTVIESFGDRASMREEWDESAIESAIAEINSAINKYSKGQ; from the coding sequence ATGAGATTCACCATCTTTCAGGACAGCCGCGTCGGCAAGCGCAAGTCCAATCAGGACCGCATGGCCTACTCGTATTCACGCGACGCACTGCTGTTGGTGGTGGCCGACGGCATGGGTGGCCACTTCCAGGGCGAAGTAGCGGCGCAGATCGCGGTGCAGTACCTGGTCGAGTCCTTCCAGCGCGAAGCCAAGCCGCGGCTGAACGACCCTTTCCTGTTCCTGTCGCGCGGCCTGACCAACGCGCATTGCGCCATCCTCGACTACGCCGACGAGCGCGACCTTGAGGACGGGCCACGCACCACCTGTGTCGCCTGTGTGATCCAGGATTCGGTCGCCTACTGGGCGCACGCAGGCGATTCGCGGCTGTACGTGCTGCGCGCCGGTCACGTGATGACGCAGACGCGTGACCACTCGCGCGTGCAACGCATGATCGATCGCGGCCTGCTGGACGAGGACGGCGCGATGACCCACCCGCACCGCAACCGCATCTACAGCTGTCTCGGCGGTCCGATCGCGCCGCAGATCGAGTATTCGCGCAAGACGCCCCTGCTCGCCGGTGACACCGTCCTGCTGTGCAGTGACGGCGTGTGGGGCCCGCTCGGCAATGACGTGCTGCTGAAGACCTTCGAGAACCCGGACGTGATGACAGCGGTGCCGCGCTTGATGGATCAGGCGGAGGCCGCGGGTGGAGAAACCGCCGACAACCTGACCACGGTGGCGATCAATTGGCACGACAACTACGCCGACGAGCCGCAGGGCTCGGTCACCACCCGCACGCTGCCGCTCGACCGTCACACCACGGTGATCGAGAGCTTTGGTGACCGCGCGTCGATGCGCGAGGAGTGGGATGAATCGGCGATCGAATCCGCCATCGCGGAAATCAATTCCGCGATCAACAAGTACTCGAAGGGACAATGA
- a CDS encoding thiazole synthase codes for MSKDILKIGAREFSSRLLVGTGKYRDFDETREAVEASGAEIITVAIRRTNIGQEPGQPSLLEVLPPDRYTLLPNTAGCYTADDAVRTLRLARELLDGHNLVKLEVLGDADTLFPDMTQTLAAAETLVKDGFDVMVYCSDDPIMAKRLEEAGCVAVMPLASLIGSGMGILNPWNLRLIIDNARVPVIVDAGVGTASDAAIAMELGCDGVLMNTAIAKAQNPVLMASAMKKGVEAGREAFLAGRMPRKLYSGAPSSPTSGLITG; via the coding sequence ATGAGCAAGGACATCCTGAAGATAGGCGCGCGCGAGTTCTCGTCGCGCCTGCTGGTCGGCACCGGCAAGTACCGCGACTTCGACGAAACGCGCGAAGCGGTCGAGGCCTCTGGCGCCGAAATCATCACCGTTGCCATCCGCCGCACCAATATCGGCCAGGAGCCGGGCCAGCCCAGCCTGCTGGAAGTGCTGCCGCCGGACCGCTACACCCTGCTGCCCAATACCGCCGGCTGCTACACCGCCGACGACGCGGTGCGCACGCTGCGGCTGGCGCGCGAACTGCTCGACGGCCACAACCTGGTCAAGCTCGAAGTGCTGGGCGACGCCGACACGCTGTTCCCGGACATGACGCAGACGCTGGCCGCGGCCGAGACGCTGGTCAAGGACGGCTTCGACGTGATGGTTTACTGCTCGGACGACCCCATCATGGCCAAACGGCTGGAAGAGGCCGGCTGCGTCGCGGTGATGCCGCTGGCCAGCCTGATCGGCTCCGGCATGGGCATCCTGAATCCGTGGAATCTGCGCCTCATCATCGACAACGCGCGCGTGCCGGTCATCGTCGATGCCGGCGTCGGCACCGCGTCGGACGCCGCCATCGCGATGGAACTGGGCTGCGACGGCGTGCTGATGAACACCGCCATCGCCAAGGCGCAGAATCCGGTGCTGATGGCCAGCGCGATGAAGAAGGGCGTCGAGGCCGGCCGCGAAGCCTTCCTCGCCGGCCGCATGCCGCGCAAGCTCTACAGCGGCGCGCCCAGTTCGCCGACCAGCGGCCTGATCACCGGCTGA
- the thiS gene encoding sulfur carrier protein ThiS, with protein MSASNLSIHLNGQPHPIAPGQTVADLVAGLALTGKRIAVERNGEIVPRAAHALTVLSAGDRLEIVVAVGGG; from the coding sequence GTGAGCGCATCCAACTTATCCATCCATCTGAACGGCCAGCCGCATCCGATCGCCCCCGGTCAGACCGTGGCCGATCTGGTTGCCGGGCTGGCGCTAACCGGCAAACGCATCGCGGTCGAGCGCAACGGCGAGATCGTGCCGCGTGCGGCGCATGCGCTGACCGTGCTGAGCGCTGGTGACCGCCTCGAAATCGTCGTCGCCGTCGGCGGCGGCTGA
- the trmB gene encoding tRNA (guanosine(46)-N7)-methyltransferase TrmB: MNDDNTPDTSEGADDARPQRHIRSYVLRQGRMSPGQVRNIEEGMPRWGIPYAAQAIDYAAAFGRRAPVVLEIGFGMGFTTAEIAAARPDTDFIGIEVHGPGVGNMFKLIAEQQLANVRVIQHDAVEVLRDMIPDGSLAGVHVYFPDPWPKKRHLKRRLIQAPLVAQLATKLAPGGYLHCATDIEDYGQQMLDVLSAEPLLENTADGFAPRPDYRPLTKFEARGLRLGHGVWDVIFRRRG, from the coding sequence ATGAACGACGACAACACGCCGGACACCTCGGAGGGCGCCGACGACGCGCGCCCGCAACGCCACATCCGCAGCTACGTGCTGCGACAGGGCCGCATGTCGCCCGGCCAGGTGCGCAACATCGAAGAAGGCATGCCGCGCTGGGGCATTCCGTACGCGGCGCAGGCCATCGACTACGCCGCGGCATTTGGTCGCCGCGCGCCGGTAGTGCTGGAGATCGGCTTCGGCATGGGCTTCACCACCGCCGAAATCGCTGCCGCGCGGCCGGACACCGATTTCATCGGCATCGAGGTGCATGGCCCGGGCGTCGGCAATATGTTCAAGCTGATCGCCGAACAGCAGCTTGCCAACGTACGCGTCATCCAGCACGACGCGGTCGAGGTGCTGCGCGACATGATTCCCGATGGCTCGCTGGCTGGCGTGCACGTGTACTTCCCCGACCCGTGGCCGAAGAAGCGCCATCTGAAGCGCCGCCTGATCCAGGCGCCGCTGGTCGCCCAGCTCGCCACCAAGCTCGCACCCGGCGGCTATCTGCACTGCGCGACCGACATCGAGGACTATGGTCAGCAGATGCTGGACGTGCTCAGCGCCGAGCCGCTGCTGGAAAACACCGCCGACGGCTTCGCGCCGCGGCCGGACTATCGTCCGCTGACCAAGTTCGAAGCGCGCGGCCTCAGGCTGGGCCACGGCGTGTGGGATGTGATCTTCCGGCGCAGGGGCTGA
- the rpoZ gene encoding DNA-directed RNA polymerase subunit omega, whose protein sequence is MARITVEDCLKRIPNRFQLTLVATYRARQLSAGSTPQVDGDKDKPTVVALREIAAGKVGLEILNRGQA, encoded by the coding sequence ATGGCACGCATTACCGTCGAAGATTGTCTGAAGCGCATTCCGAACCGTTTCCAGTTGACGCTGGTTGCCACCTACCGTGCCCGCCAGCTTTCCGCCGGCAGCACGCCGCAGGTCGATGGCGACAAGGACAAGCCCACCGTCGTCGCGCTGCGTGAAATCGCCGCCGGCAAGGTCGGTCTGGAAATCCTGAATCGAGGCCAGGCCTGA
- the gmk gene encoding guanylate kinase, translating into MAKRGVLFIVSAPSGAGKTTLVRGLLERDPQIGLSVSHTTRAARPGEVDGVAYHFVSIDTFDAMRAAGDFIESAHVHGNYYGTSRRWLEERLNAGHDVLLEIDWQGAQQVRALFPEAVSIFILPPSFEALAQRLTGRGSDAPEVIERRLAAAREEISHLREFDFVIINNILSQALDEMVTVARAARLLRSSQMARHPEFFHSLGVN; encoded by the coding sequence ATGGCTAAACGCGGCGTACTTTTCATCGTCAGCGCACCGTCCGGTGCAGGCAAGACCACGCTGGTGCGTGGTCTGCTCGAACGCGACCCGCAGATCGGACTGTCGGTGTCGCACACTACCCGGGCGGCGCGGCCGGGCGAGGTGGATGGCGTTGCCTATCACTTCGTCAGCATCGACACCTTCGACGCGATGCGCGCGGCCGGCGACTTCATCGAGTCGGCGCACGTGCATGGCAACTACTACGGCACCTCGCGTCGCTGGCTCGAAGAACGGCTCAATGCCGGCCATGACGTGTTGCTGGAAATCGACTGGCAGGGCGCCCAGCAGGTGCGTGCGCTGTTTCCGGAGGCGGTGAGCATCTTCATCCTGCCGCCGTCGTTCGAGGCACTGGCGCAGCGCCTGACCGGCCGCGGATCGGACGCGCCGGAGGTGATAGAACGAAGGCTGGCCGCGGCACGCGAAGAGATCAGTCATCTTCGCGAGTTTGATTTCGTTATAATCAATAACATACTGAGTCAGGCGCTGGACGAAATGGTCACCGTCGCACGCGCTGCGCGGCTGCTCCGCTCGAGCCAGATGGCCCGACATCCCGAATTTTTCCATTCCCTGGGTGTTAACTGA
- a CDS encoding serine/threonine protein kinase: MPPQVNCALPPGFELDQYRIHSQLSLGGFSIVYLAHDRDNTPVAIKEYLPNALALREEGHIQPKIPEEFLPAFRYGMKCFFEEGRTLAGLNHPNVVRVLNFFRANDTVYMVMRYERGRTLQDYITRRRGEIRESFIRYVFTRLLNGLREVHSHKLLHLDIKPSNIYLRNNGSPVLIDFGAARNTLMVDTPMLKPMYTPGFAAPEHYRNRDLLGPWSDIYSIGASMYACLSGGPPQAADQRMENDTVILASERWIGQYSKQLLETIDLCMQLNHLKRPQSVFALQRSLATWDRENEEAELAAAAAAAASTSASDHWLNRVRAQFSRFSTWMSK; the protein is encoded by the coding sequence ATGCCCCCACAAGTCAATTGCGCCCTGCCGCCGGGCTTTGAACTGGACCAGTACCGCATCCACAGCCAATTGAGCCTGGGCGGGTTTTCCATCGTCTATCTGGCGCACGACCGCGACAACACGCCGGTCGCGATCAAGGAATACCTGCCGAACGCGCTGGCGCTGCGCGAGGAAGGCCATATCCAGCCGAAGATTCCCGAGGAATTCCTGCCCGCCTTCCGCTACGGCATGAAGTGCTTCTTCGAGGAGGGGCGCACGCTGGCCGGGCTGAATCACCCGAACGTGGTGCGCGTGCTCAACTTCTTCCGCGCCAACGACACCGTGTACATGGTGATGCGCTACGAACGCGGACGCACGCTGCAGGACTACATCACGCGTCGCCGCGGCGAAATCCGCGAGAGCTTCATCCGCTACGTGTTCACACGCCTGCTCAACGGCCTGCGCGAAGTGCATTCGCACAAGCTGCTGCACCTGGACATCAAGCCGTCGAACATCTACCTGCGCAACAACGGTTCGCCGGTGCTGATCGACTTCGGCGCCGCGCGCAACACGCTGATGGTCGACACGCCGATGCTGAAACCGATGTACACGCCCGGCTTTGCCGCCCCCGAGCACTACCGCAACCGCGATCTGCTCGGCCCGTGGAGCGACATCTACAGCATCGGCGCCAGCATGTACGCCTGCCTGTCGGGCGGACCGCCGCAGGCGGCCGACCAGCGCATGGAGAACGATACGGTCATCCTCGCGTCCGAGCGCTGGATAGGCCAGTACTCGAAGCAGCTGCTCGAAACCATAGACCTGTGCATGCAGCTCAATCACCTGAAGCGGCCGCAGAGCGTTTTCGCCCTGCAGCGGTCGCTGGCCACCTGGGACCGCGAGAACGAAGAGGCGGAACTGGCGGCCGCCGCCGCTGCCGCCGCCAGCACAAGCGCTTCCGATCACTGGCTCAACCGCGTGCGCGCACAGTTCAGCCGCTTCAGCACCTGGATGAGCAAATGA
- a CDS encoding YicC/YloC family endoribonuclease translates to MTGFATAAVSVGAATLNLELRTVNSRFLDLHFRLPDELRVIEPVLREQITGALSRGKVDCRAGLQASGESARELALNPQLLAQLVALEAGVRAALPQAASLSVAEVLRWPGMLGDDTIPAEALTEAGARAVRQALADLTASRSREGVRLAGMLMERVTRMRELVAQVTPRVPEVVREYQAKLVQKLQEAIGSADDERIRTEVGLFAVRIDVAEELNRLSAHLDEVERILAKGGSAGKRLDFLMQELNREANTLASKSVAQDVGGVAMELKLLIEQMREQVQNIE, encoded by the coding sequence ATGACGGGTTTCGCGACGGCTGCAGTCAGTGTCGGCGCAGCGACGCTGAACCTTGAGCTCAGAACCGTTAATTCGCGTTTCCTCGACCTGCATTTCCGGCTGCCCGACGAACTGCGCGTGATCGAGCCCGTGCTGCGCGAGCAGATCACCGGCGCGCTGTCGCGCGGCAAGGTCGATTGCCGTGCCGGGCTGCAGGCGAGCGGCGAATCGGCGCGCGAACTGGCGCTGAACCCGCAGCTGCTGGCCCAGCTGGTGGCACTCGAAGCCGGCGTGCGCGCGGCACTGCCGCAGGCCGCCTCGCTGTCGGTCGCTGAGGTACTGCGCTGGCCCGGCATGCTGGGCGACGACACGATACCGGCCGAGGCGCTGACCGAAGCGGGCGCACGTGCGGTGCGGCAGGCGCTGGCCGACCTCACCGCGTCGCGCAGCCGCGAAGGCGTGCGACTGGCCGGCATGCTGATGGAGCGCGTCACCCGCATGCGCGAACTGGTGGCTCAGGTCACGCCGCGTGTGCCCGAAGTGGTGCGCGAATACCAGGCCAAGCTCGTGCAGAAGCTGCAGGAAGCCATCGGCAGCGCGGACGACGAACGCATCCGTACCGAAGTCGGCCTGTTCGCGGTGCGCATCGACGTCGCCGAGGAACTGAACCGGCTGTCGGCGCATCTCGACGAAGTGGAGCGCATCCTCGCCAAGGGCGGCAGCGCCGGCAAACGGCTCGACTTCCTGATGCAGGAACTGAACCGCGAGGCGAACACGCTGGCCTCGAAGTCGGTCGCGCAGGACGTCGGCGGCGTCGCGATGGAGCTCAAGCTGCTGATCGAACAGATGCGCGAGCAGGTGCAGAACATCGAGTGA
- the rdgB gene encoding RdgB/HAM1 family non-canonical purine NTP pyrophosphatase, whose product MPIERLVLASNNAGKLRELSAMLAPLGIEVVTQSSLGVSEADEPHATFVENALAKARHAARETGLPALADDSGLCVTALGGKPGVLSARYAGEPKSDLANNAKLIADLHGVDDRRAHFYSVIVLVRSADDPQPLIADGEWHGEIIEQARGDGGFGYDPHFFVPSLEQTAAELASELKNTLSHRAAAMRHLLDRLKSAA is encoded by the coding sequence ATGCCGATCGAACGCCTGGTACTCGCAAGCAACAACGCCGGCAAGCTGCGCGAGCTGTCGGCCATGCTGGCGCCTCTGGGCATAGAGGTGGTCACCCAGAGCTCGCTCGGCGTCAGCGAAGCCGACGAGCCGCACGCCACTTTCGTCGAGAACGCGCTGGCCAAGGCGCGCCACGCTGCGCGCGAAACCGGGCTGCCGGCACTGGCCGACGATTCCGGCCTGTGCGTGACGGCGCTCGGCGGCAAGCCGGGCGTGCTGTCGGCGCGCTACGCCGGCGAGCCGAAATCCGACCTCGCCAACAACGCCAAGCTGATCGCCGATCTGCATGGCGTCGACGACCGTCGCGCCCACTTCTATTCGGTCATCGTGCTGGTGCGCTCGGCCGACGACCCGCAGCCGCTGATTGCCGACGGCGAATGGCACGGCGAAATCATCGAGCAGGCGCGCGGTGACGGCGGTTTCGGCTACGACCCGCACTTCTTCGTGCCGTCGCTCGAACAGACCGCCGCCGAACTTGCATCCGAACTGAAGAACACGCTGTCGCATCGCGCAGCGGCGATGCGCCACCTGCTCGACCGGCTGAAGAGCGCCGCATGA
- a CDS encoding DUF3460 family protein yields MADYESDHTRFMREYLEKHPEQVEEQRRGRALWWDKPQDFEAQRRFNEARVAQKAYPYQTDLTPTDAH; encoded by the coding sequence TTGGCTGATTACGAATCCGATCACACGCGCTTCATGCGCGAGTACCTCGAAAAGCATCCCGAGCAGGTCGAAGAGCAGCGTCGCGGTCGCGCGCTGTGGTGGGACAAGCCGCAGGACTTCGAAGCGCAGCGCCGCTTCAACGAAGCACGCGTCGCGCAGAAGGCCTATCCCTACCAGACCGACCTGACGCCCACCGACGCGCACTGA